One segment of Calliopsis andreniformis isolate RMS-2024a chromosome 1, iyCalAndr_principal, whole genome shotgun sequence DNA contains the following:
- the Spz5 gene encoding spatzle 5 Toll-1 receptor isoform X2, giving the protein MRRFLDVLIIVSLVNAHTTPCLEYGCPGQPHYEPFVPAPPGHTPNCAKPGQTFCESPDHYPRSVPDYTEGYDYTPQAQPELHSQVLPLLPPQYPLRGQPTLIYGPPSNDTDQNGYRYTTPAQPQSNPFLSGGTPSVKYPVHPGNQRSPTNQPFYPQRQSLNSFGQGQTWWANRYARDSKPERRTVYENPLLKYGKLEKIRRKRQSDLDAIPLCPTEAQFITPRAALNNQGNWMYVVNLQDQNRKYTQTVRSERCTTNVCNGICSVPAGYTSRCQQQYVQKRLIALEGSGNQLYTDIFWLPHGCSCQIIANYST; this is encoded by the exons ATGAGACGGTTTCTGGATGTCTTGATAATT GTGTCTTTGGTGAACGCTCACACCACTCCCTGCCTCGAGTACGGATGTCCTGGTCAACCTCACTATGAACCTTTTGTTCCTGCACCTCCAGGGCACACTCCCAATTGCGCAAAGCCAGGACAGACGTTCTGTGAAAGTCCCGATCACTATCCTCG GTCGGTCCCAGATTACACCGAAGGTTATGATTACACCCCGCAAGCCCAGCCAGAATTGCACTCGCAAGTGTTACCACTTCTGCCGCCGCAGTATCCTCTGAGAGGACAGCCGACTTTAATTTATGGGCCTCCGTCTAACGACACGGACCAGAATGG TTACAGATACACGACGCCTGCTCAGCCGCAGAGTAATCCATTTCTGTCTGGCGGAACGCCGTCTGTCAAGTATCCTGTCCATCCTGGCAACCAACGCTCGCCCACTAATCAACCCTTCTATCCTCAGCGGCAATCCTTGAACTCGTTTGGACAGGGTCAAACATGGTGGGCAAACAG GTACGCAAGGGATAGCAAACCTGAGCGACGTACAGTATACGAGAACCCATTACTAAAATACGGAAAATTAGAGAAGATTCGTAGGAAGAGACAATCTGACCTCGATGCCATTCCTCTTTGTCCAACCGAGGCCCAGTTCATCACACCTAGAGCCGCCTTAAACAATCAAGGGAACTGGATGTACGTGGTGAACCTTCAGGACCAAAATCGAAAGTACACACAGACTGTGAGGAGCGAAAGATGCAC AACGAACGTGTGCAATGGTATCTGCTCGGTTCCAGCGGGCTACACCAGCAGGTGCCAGCAGCAATACGTTCAGAAGAGATTAATCGCGCTGGAAGGAAGCGGGAACCAACTCTATACGGACATATTTTGGCTTCCACACGGCTGCTCTTGCCAGATTATAGCGAATTATTCGACATGA
- the Spz5 gene encoding spatzle 5 Toll-1 receptor isoform X1: protein MRRFLDVLIIVSLVNAHTTPCLEYGCPGQPHYEPFVPAPPGHTPNCAKPGQTFCESPDHYPRRLIKFLVDKCSFDFSSALRDESEDDFNIHTSVPDYTEGYDYTPQAQPELHSQVLPLLPPQYPLRGQPTLIYGPPSNDTDQNGYRYTTPAQPQSNPFLSGGTPSVKYPVHPGNQRSPTNQPFYPQRQSLNSFGQGQTWWANRYARDSKPERRTVYENPLLKYGKLEKIRRKRQSDLDAIPLCPTEAQFITPRAALNNQGNWMYVVNLQDQNRKYTQTVRSERCTTNVCNGICSVPAGYTSRCQQQYVQKRLIALEGSGNQLYTDIFWLPHGCSCQIIANYST from the exons ATGAGACGGTTTCTGGATGTCTTGATAATT GTGTCTTTGGTGAACGCTCACACCACTCCCTGCCTCGAGTACGGATGTCCTGGTCAACCTCACTATGAACCTTTTGTTCCTGCACCTCCAGGGCACACTCCCAATTGCGCAAAGCCAGGACAGACGTTCTGTGAAAGTCCCGATCACTATCCTCG GCGGCTAATTAAATTTCTCGTGGACAAATGCAGCTTCGATTTCAGTTCTGCGCTGAGAGACGAGAGCGAGGACGACTTCAACATTCACAC GTCGGTCCCAGATTACACCGAAGGTTATGATTACACCCCGCAAGCCCAGCCAGAATTGCACTCGCAAGTGTTACCACTTCTGCCGCCGCAGTATCCTCTGAGAGGACAGCCGACTTTAATTTATGGGCCTCCGTCTAACGACACGGACCAGAATGG TTACAGATACACGACGCCTGCTCAGCCGCAGAGTAATCCATTTCTGTCTGGCGGAACGCCGTCTGTCAAGTATCCTGTCCATCCTGGCAACCAACGCTCGCCCACTAATCAACCCTTCTATCCTCAGCGGCAATCCTTGAACTCGTTTGGACAGGGTCAAACATGGTGGGCAAACAG GTACGCAAGGGATAGCAAACCTGAGCGACGTACAGTATACGAGAACCCATTACTAAAATACGGAAAATTAGAGAAGATTCGTAGGAAGAGACAATCTGACCTCGATGCCATTCCTCTTTGTCCAACCGAGGCCCAGTTCATCACACCTAGAGCCGCCTTAAACAATCAAGGGAACTGGATGTACGTGGTGAACCTTCAGGACCAAAATCGAAAGTACACACAGACTGTGAGGAGCGAAAGATGCAC AACGAACGTGTGCAATGGTATCTGCTCGGTTCCAGCGGGCTACACCAGCAGGTGCCAGCAGCAATACGTTCAGAAGAGATTAATCGCGCTGGAAGGAAGCGGGAACCAACTCTATACGGACATATTTTGGCTTCCACACGGCTGCTCTTGCCAGATTATAGCGAATTATTCGACATGA